Proteins from one Nicotiana tabacum cultivar K326 chromosome 23, ASM71507v2, whole genome shotgun sequence genomic window:
- the LOC107795298 gene encoding cellulose synthase A catalytic subunit 1 [UDP-forming], which produces MEASAGMVAGSHKRNELVRIRHDSDSGPKPLKPLDSQICQICGDTVGLTASGDLFVACNECAFPVCRACYEYERKDGNQSCPQCKTRYKRHMGSPRVDGDDDEEDVDDIDNEFNYAQGNSKARQQWQGEDAGLSSSSRHESQQPIPLLTNGQQVSGEIPRSMTDTQSVRSMSGPLGPGDKHASLSYVDPRQPVPVRIVDPSKDLNSYGLGSVDWKERVEGWKLKQEKNMVQTSSRYTEGKGGDIEGTGSNGEELQMADDARQPLSRVVPIPSSHLTPYRVVIILRLIILGFFLQYRLTHPVNDAYPLWLVSVICEVWFALSWLLDQFPKWSPINRETFLDRLAVRYDREGEPSQLAPVDVFVSTVDPMKEPPLITANTVLSILAVDYAVDKVSCYVSDDGSAMLTFEALSETAEFARKWVPFCKKFNIEPRAPEFYFAQKIDYLKDKVQPSFVKERRAMKREYEEFKIRINILVAKAQKMPEEGWTMQDGTPWPGNNPRDHPGMIQVFLGHSGGLDTDGNELPRLVYVSREKRPGFQHHKKAGAMNALIRVSAVLTNGAYILNVDCDHYFNNSKALKEAMCFYMDPVLGKKTCYVQFPQRFDGIDLHDRYANRNIVFFDINLKGLDGLQGPMYVGTGCCFNRQALYGYDPVLTEADLEPNIIVKSCCGSRKKGRSGNKKYIDKKRAAKRTESTIPIFNMEDIEEGVEGYDDEKSLLMSQKSLEKRFGQSPVFIAATFMEQGGIPPSTNPATLLKEAIHVISCGYEDKTEWGKEIGWIYGSVTEDILTGFKMHARGWYSLYCMPPRPAFKGSAPINLSDRLNQVLRWALGSVEILLSRHCPIWYGYSGRLMLLERIAYINTIVYPITSLPLLAYCTLPAICLLTGKFIIPEISNYAGIWFILLFLSIFATGILELRWSGVSIEDWWRNEQFWVIGGTSAHLFAVFQGLLKVLAGIDTNFTVTSKASDEDGDFAELYVFKWTSLLIPPTTILIVNLVGIVAGVSYAINSGYQSWGPLFGKLFFAIWVIVHLYPFLKGLLGRQNRTPTIVIVWAVLLASIFSLLWVRIDPFTSDAAKTAARGQCGVNC; this is translated from the exons ATGGAGGCAAGTGCTGGTATGGTAGCTGGATCTCACAAGAGGAATGAATTGGTTCGGATTCGCCATGATTCTGATAGTGGG CCGAAGCCCTTGAAGCCTCTCGATAGTCAAATATGCCAAATTTGTGGTGATACCGTTGGGTTGACTGCTAGTGGTGATCTATTCGTTGCCTGTAATGAGTGTGCCTTTCCTGTTTGCCGGGCTTGTTATGAGTATGAGCGCAAAGATGGAAATCAATCATGTCCTCAATGCAAGACCAGATACAAGAGGCACATGG GGAGTCCACGAGTAGATGGagatgatgatgaggaagatgttGATGACATTGACAATGAGTTCAATTATGCTCAAGGAAACAGCAAAGCCAGACAGCAATGGCAGGGTGAAGATGCTggtctttcttcatcctctagACATGAATCTCAGCAACCAATCCCTCTTCTCACTAACGGGCAGCAA GTTTCTGGTGAGATTCCTAGGTCCATGACTGATACGCAATCTGTAAGAAGTATGTCAGGACCCTTGGGCCCTGGAGATAAGCATGCATCCCTGTCTTATGTTGATCCAAGGCAGCCCG TTCCTGTAAGAATTGTGGACCCCTCAAAGGACTTGAATTCTTATGGGCTTGGAAGTGTTGACTGGAAGGAGAGGGTAGAGGGCTGGAAACTAAAACAGGAGAAAAATATGGTGCAAACGTCAAGCAGATACACAGAAGGGAAAGGGGGAGATATTGAAGGGACAGGATCAAATGGAGAAGAACTGCAAAT GGCTGATGATGCTCGCCAGCCTCTGAGCCGCGTGGTGCCTATCCCTTCATCCCACCTTACCCCATATCGGGTTGTAATCATTTTGCGGTTGATCATCTTGGGCTTTTTCTTGCAATACCGGCTAACTCATCCAGTGAATGATGCGTATCCTCTGTGGCTAGTGTCAGTTATATGTGAGGTTTGGTTTGCCTTGTCCTGGCTTCTCGATCAGTTTCCAAAATGGTCACCGATCAATCGTGAGACATTCCTTGACAGGCTGGCCGTGAG aTATGATAGAGAAGGGGAGCCTTCGCAGCTTGCACCTGTTGATGTTTTCGTCAGTACAGTGGATCCCATGAAAGAACCTCCACTCATTACTGCTAACACGGTGTTGTCCATTCTTGCTGTGGATTATGCTGTCGACAAGGTCTCCTGCTATGTTTCAGATGATGGTTCAGCAATGCTAACATTTGAAGCCCTTTCTGAGACCGCTGAATTTGCTAGGAAATGGGTTCCCTTCTGCAAGAAGTTCAATATTGAGCCTCGGGCACCTGAATTTTATTTTGCTCAAAAGATAGATTATttgaaggacaaggttcagccTTCTTTTGTGAAAGAGCGCAGGGCAATGAAG AGGGAATATGAAGAATTTAAAATACGGATCAATATCCTTGTTGCGAAAGCACAAAAGATGCCCGAAGAAGGTTGGACAATGCAAGATGGAACACCTTGGCCTGGAAATAACCCTAGGGATCATCCAGGAATGATCCAG GTCTTTTTGGGGCACAGCGGGGGTCTTGATACTGATGGAAATGAACTTCCTCGTCTGGTTTATGTTTCTCGTGAGAAGCGACCAGGTTTTCAGCACCACAAGAAAGCTGGAGCTATGAATGCTTTG ATTCGTGTTTCTGCTGTTCTTACCAATGGAGCATATATTTTGAATGTCGACTGTGATCACTACTTCAACAACAGCAAAGCACTTAAAGAAGCTATGTGTTTCTACATGGATCCTGTTCTTGGAAAGAAGACATGTTATGTTCAGTTCCCTCAACGATTTGATGGCATTGACTTGCATGATCGATATGCTAACCGCAACATTGTGTTCTTTGAT ATCAACTTGAAAGGGTTGGATGGTCTTCAGGGTCCTATGTACGTCGGAACTGGGTGTTGTTTTAACAGGCAGGCCCTCTATGGGTATGATCCTGTCTTAACTGAGGCTGATTTGGAGCCAAACATCATTGTAAAGAGCTGTTGTGGGTCAAGGAAGAAGGGAAGGAGCGGAAACAAGAAATACATTGATAAGAAGAGGGCGGCAAAAAGAACTGAATCCACCATCCCTATTTTCAACATGGAAGACATTGAAGAAGGTGTGGAAG GATATGATGATGAGAAGTCGCTGCTTATGTCACAGAAGAGCTTGGAGAAGCGGTTTGGTCAATCACCAGTGTTTATTGCTGCCACCTTTATGGAACAAGGAGGCATTCCTCCATCCACTAATCCTGCAACTCTTCTTAAAGAAGCAATCCATGTTATTAGCTGTGGCTACGAGGACAAGACTGAATGGGGCAAAGAG ATTGGGTGGATCTATGGATCTGTCACTGAAGATATTTTGACTGGGTTTAAGATGCATGCACGAGGATGGTATTCCTTATATTGCATGCCTCCTCGGCCAGCATTTAAAGGGTCTGCCCCTATCAATCTTTCTGATCGTTTAAACCAGGTGCTTCGGTGGGCCTTGGGTTCTGTTGAAATCCTGTTGAGTAGGCATTGTCCGATATGGTATGGCTACAGCGGCAGATTGATGCTTCTGGAGAGAATAGCATATATTAACACCATTGTCTATCCTATCACATCTTTACCTTTGCTTGCCTACTGTACCCTTCCTGCCATCTGTCTTCTGACGGGAAAATTTATCATTCCTGAG ATAAGCAACTATGCCGGCATATGGTTCATTCTTCTCTTCCTTTCCATTTTCGCCACCGGTATATTGGAGCTTAGGTGGAGTGGTGTGAGTATTGAGGACTGGTGGAGAAATGAACAGTTCTGGGTCATTGGTGGTACATCGGCTCACTTGTTTGCAGTCTTCCAAGGTCTCCTGAAAGTGCTTGCTGGGATTGATACAAACTTTACAGTCACGTCAAAGGCATCCGACGAGGATGGAGATTTTGCGGAGCTTTATGTGTTCAAATGGACGTCTCTGCTCATTCCTCCAACAACAATCCTTATTGTGAACCTTGTAGGAATCGTGGCTGGTGTTTCATATGCCATAAACAGTGGATATCAATCATGGGGTCCTCTATTTGGAAAGTTATTCTTTGCCATTTGGGTCATTGTCCACTTGTACCCTTTCCTCAAAGGTTTGTTGGGACGACAGAATCGTACTCCTACCATTGTCATTGTCTGGGCGGTTCTCCTTGCTTCCATATTCTCATTGCTTTGGGTGCGCATCGATCCCTTCACATCAGATGCTGCAAAGACTGCTGCAAGAGGTCAATGTGGCGTCAACTGCTAG
- the LOC107807396 gene encoding adenine nucleotide transporter BT1, chloroplastic/mitochondrial, giving the protein MGRREMQVLESKRDGNLCNSQLGFQWSLQDSNFVPVGGLFASVGQMGSMGFGVSSPNNSNSRDENGGFKLPYFDLYMKYLSFPEILGNGDEEEGVVKKKKKKGGLKIKFKVSNPSLRRLISGAIAGAISRTAVAPLETIRTHLMVGSSGHSSTEVFNNIMNTEGWTGLFRGNLVNVIRVAPSKAVELFAYDTVNKNLSPKPGEQPKIPIPASLVAGACAGVSSTLLTYPLELVKTRLTIQREVYDGLLDAFVKILKEGGPGELYRGLTPSLIGVIPYAATNYFAYDTLRKAYRKIFKEEKIGNIETLLIGSAAGAISSSATFPLEVARKHMQVGAVSGRVVYKNVIHALASILEKEGIQGLYKGLGPSCMKLVPAAGISFMCYEACKRILIEAENEE; this is encoded by the exons ATGGGTAGAAGGGAAATGCAAGTATTGGAGTCTAAAAGAGATGGGAATTTGTGTAATTCTCAGTTGGGGTTTCAATGGAGTCTCCAAGATTCAAACTTTGTTCCTGTTGGTGGGTTGTTTGCATCAGTTGGTCAAATGGGAAGTATGGGTTTTGGTGTTTCATCACCTAATAATTCCAATTCCCGGGACGAAAATGGTGGATTTAAGTTACCTTATTTTGATTTGTATATGAAGTATTTGTCATTCCCTGAGATTTTAGGCAATGGAGATGAGGAAGAGGgggttgtgaagaagaagaagaagaaaggtggGCTTAAGATTAAGTTTAAAGTGTCAAATCCTTCATTAAGGAGGTTAATTAGTGGCGCAATTGCCGGGGCGATATCTAGGACAGCTGTAGCTCCATTGGAGACAATAAGAACACATTTGATGGTTGGAAGTAGTGGACACTCTTCTACTGAGGTGTTCAATAATATTATGAATACTGAAGGATGGACTGGGTTGTTTAGGGGTAACTTGGTTAATGTGATTCGAGTTGCGCCTAGTAAAGCTGTAGAG CTTTTTGCGTATGATACTGTTAACAAGAACTTGTCACCTAAACCCGGAGAGCAACCCAAAATTCCAATTCCTGCTTCATTAGTTGCAGGAGCCTGTGCCGGAGTCAGCTCTACTTTACTGACATATCCTCTCGAGCTAGTCAAGACTCGATTGACGATTCAG AGAGAAGTTTACGATGGTTTACTTGATGCATTCGTAAAAATATTGAAAGAGGGTGGGCCTGGTGAGCTCTATAGAGGTCTCACTCCTAGTCTTATTGGAGTCATTCCCTATGCCGCCACAAACTACTTTGCGTATGATACATTGCGGAAAGCTTACAGAAAGATTTTCAAAGAAGAAAAGATCGGAAACATAGAGACACTTCTGATTGGATCAGCAGCAGGTGCTATATCTAGCAGTGCAACGTTTCCCTTAGAGGTGGCTCGTAAGCATATGCAGGTGGGCGCTGTTAGTGGAAGAGTAGTTTACAAGAATGTAATTCATGCTCTTGCCAGTATACTTGAAAAGGAGGGGATTCAGGGGTTGTATAAAGGCCTTGGTCCGAGCTGCATGAAGTTAGTTCCTGCAGCAGGAATATCTTTCATGTGTTATGAAGCATGCAAGAGGATATTGATAGAGGCAGAGAATGAAGAGTAA